A DNA window from Sphingomonas profundi contains the following coding sequences:
- a CDS encoding NAD(P)-dependent oxidoreductase: MGEPLRILIAETGFARVAPRLAEAGITVDPVFFVDRERVSYRRALMPATQAAPTGAWFSLDLFVQKQEEAFLDTVCATPSLRFMQSGRAGYDDPAFVTLARNGVELAMSKGPAPAIAEYVLSHVLDRFQRGPERRAAQAAGEWRQMMFREVQGSTWLLVGFGAIGREIAVRARALGVTIVGVRRSGGSDADADRIVTPETIGPELAAADVVVLSVPLTAESTRAYGATFFAGAKPGALFLNVGRGPLIDDDALKAALDSGHLSHAVLDVTQVEPLPPGEWQWRHPRVTLTAHTSGVGSGLLKRTDDIFVENLRRYRDGAPLLHRIDPALLLA, from the coding sequence GTGGGCGAGCCGCTCCGGATCCTGATCGCCGAGACCGGGTTCGCGCGTGTCGCGCCCCGTCTCGCCGAGGCAGGGATCACGGTCGATCCGGTCTTCTTCGTGGATCGCGAGCGGGTCAGCTACCGCCGTGCGCTGATGCCCGCCACCCAGGCGGCGCCGACGGGAGCCTGGTTCAGCCTGGACCTGTTCGTGCAGAAGCAGGAGGAGGCGTTCCTCGACACCGTATGCGCCACGCCCTCCCTTCGCTTCATGCAGAGCGGCCGGGCGGGCTATGACGATCCGGCCTTCGTCACCCTCGCCCGTAACGGCGTGGAGCTGGCGATGAGCAAGGGGCCGGCGCCCGCGATTGCCGAATATGTCCTGTCGCACGTGCTCGACCGGTTTCAGCGCGGGCCGGAGCGGCGGGCGGCGCAGGCCGCCGGCGAATGGCGCCAGATGATGTTCCGCGAGGTGCAGGGCAGCACCTGGCTGCTCGTCGGCTTCGGCGCGATCGGGCGCGAGATCGCGGTCCGGGCGCGTGCGCTCGGCGTCACCATCGTCGGCGTGCGGCGAAGCGGCGGCAGCGACGCCGACGCCGACCGGATCGTCACGCCCGAGACGATCGGGCCGGAGCTGGCGGCGGCAGACGTGGTGGTGCTCTCCGTGCCGCTCACCGCGGAATCGACCCGTGCCTATGGCGCGACGTTCTTTGCCGGCGCGAAGCCGGGCGCGCTGTTCCTCAACGTCGGGCGCGGTCCGCTGATCGACGACGATGCGCTGAAGGCGGCGCTGGACAGCGGGCATCTGTCCCACGCGGTGCTGGACGTGACGCAGGTGGAGCCGCTGCCGCCAGGCGAGTGGCAGTGGCGCCACCCGCGGGTGACGCTCACCGCCCATACGTCGGGCGTCGGCTCCGGCCTGCTGAAGCGCACGGACGACATCTTCGTGGAGAATCTGCGACGCTATCGCGACGGTGCGCCGCTGCTGCACCGCATCGATCCCGCATTGCTGCTGGCGTAG
- a CDS encoding enoyl-CoA hydratase: MTDQQAPVYETDQPVLYAVADGVARITLNRPAFGNAQNGQMTYAIDDAFRRAAADDAAGAIILAGAGKHFCGGHDIGTPGRDVTVSAPGERRFLWPDHAGKPGAEQAYAREQEIYLEMCRRWRSLPKPVVAAVQGACIAGGLMLAWVCDLIVASEDAFFSDPVLRMGVPGVEYFAHAFEMHPRVAREFLFLGDRMPAERAYQLGMVNRVVPREGLAAEVDMIAARLAALPRFGVALAKQAFNLTEDLGGKRGAMEAVFGLHHLAHAHNSLTVGHGNGGLDAKAMAAQARG; this comes from the coding sequence ATGACGGATCAGCAAGCCCCGGTCTACGAGACCGATCAGCCGGTGCTCTATGCCGTGGCGGACGGCGTCGCCCGGATCACGCTCAATCGTCCGGCGTTCGGCAATGCCCAGAACGGGCAGATGACCTATGCGATCGACGACGCCTTCCGTCGCGCCGCCGCCGACGACGCGGCGGGCGCGATCATCCTCGCGGGCGCCGGCAAGCATTTCTGCGGCGGCCACGATATCGGCACGCCCGGGCGCGACGTGACGGTGAGCGCGCCCGGCGAGCGGCGCTTCCTGTGGCCCGATCATGCCGGCAAGCCGGGCGCCGAACAGGCCTATGCGCGCGAGCAGGAGATCTATCTGGAGATGTGCCGACGCTGGCGCAGCCTGCCCAAGCCGGTCGTCGCGGCGGTGCAGGGCGCCTGCATCGCCGGCGGCCTGATGCTCGCCTGGGTCTGCGACCTGATCGTGGCGAGCGAGGATGCGTTCTTCTCCGATCCCGTGCTGCGGATGGGCGTGCCGGGCGTGGAGTATTTCGCCCACGCGTTCGAGATGCACCCGCGCGTCGCCCGCGAGTTCCTGTTTCTCGGTGATCGCATGCCGGCGGAGCGGGCGTACCAGCTCGGCATGGTCAACCGCGTCGTGCCGCGCGAAGGGCTGGCGGCGGAGGTGGACATGATCGCCGCACGGCTCGCCGCCCTGCCGCGATTCGGCGTCGCGCTCGCCAAGCAGGCGTTCAACCTGACCGAGGATCTCGGCGGCAAGCGCGGCGCGATGGAGGCGGTGTTCGGCCTCCATCATCTCGCCCATGCCCATAACAGCCTGACGGTGGGTCATGGCAATGGCGGGCTGGACGCCAAGGCGATGGCGGCGCAGGCGCGCGGATAA
- a CDS encoding L-lactate dehydrogenase: MAMAGWTPRRWRRRRADNADRHGDRLSCGSAGAAAALPLRIFRRRAFAGQTAAANLADLAAVRLRQTVLRDVATVDTATRLFGTDLALPLILGPVGLAGMAARRGEVQAARAAAGAGIPFTLSATSICPLDEVGQAAPCWFQLYMVRDRDFAVEMLARAAAQGCGALVLTVDLPVTGIRWRDRRSGLADPGLAGRLRRLAQALGRPRWLADVGLAGRPHALGNIATMLGPAAGMAECIAWTAANMDAGITWRDVEWVRARWDGPLIVKGIMEAGDAQAARSAGADGIVVSNHGGRQLDGVGSTARALPRIADALGGGLPLFVDGGVRNGVDLFRMLALGADAVLVGRPWLYALAAAGEAGVARMIGMMAEELRVVMALGGVTGVGQIGRHLIDGWRHAPPG, from the coding sequence ATGGCAATGGCGGGCTGGACGCCAAGGCGATGGCGGCGCAGGCGCGCGGATAATGCGGATCGCCACGGCGATCGACTATCGTGCGGCAGCGCAGGCGCGGCTGCCGCACTTCCTCTTCGAATATTTCGACGGCGCGCCTTCGCCGGGCAGACGGCGGCGGCCAACCTGGCCGATCTCGCCGCAGTCCGCCTGCGGCAGACCGTTCTGCGCGACGTCGCCACGGTCGATACGGCCACCCGGCTGTTCGGCACCGATCTGGCGCTGCCGCTGATCCTCGGCCCGGTCGGACTGGCCGGCATGGCGGCCCGGCGCGGCGAGGTGCAGGCGGCGCGCGCGGCGGCCGGAGCGGGCATCCCATTCACGCTCTCGGCCACGTCGATCTGTCCGCTTGACGAGGTGGGCCAGGCCGCCCCCTGCTGGTTCCAGCTCTACATGGTGCGCGATCGCGATTTCGCCGTGGAGATGCTGGCGCGGGCGGCGGCCCAGGGCTGCGGCGCGCTGGTGCTGACGGTGGACCTGCCCGTTACCGGCATACGGTGGCGCGATCGTCGATCGGGCCTTGCCGATCCGGGCCTCGCCGGCCGTCTGCGGCGGTTGGCGCAGGCGCTCGGCCGGCCGCGCTGGCTCGCCGACGTCGGGCTGGCCGGGCGTCCCCATGCGCTCGGCAACATCGCCACGATGCTCGGCCCGGCGGCCGGCATGGCGGAGTGCATCGCCTGGACCGCCGCGAACATGGACGCCGGCATCACCTGGCGCGACGTGGAATGGGTGCGCGCCCGCTGGGACGGACCGTTGATCGTGAAGGGCATCATGGAGGCGGGCGATGCGCAGGCGGCGCGATCGGCGGGGGCCGACGGGATCGTCGTCTCCAATCATGGCGGCCGACAGCTGGACGGCGTGGGCTCCACCGCGCGGGCGCTGCCGCGGATCGCCGATGCGCTCGGCGGCGGGCTGCCGCTGTTCGTCGATGGCGGGGTGCGCAACGGTGTCGATCTGTTCCGCATGCTGGCGCTGGGCGCGGACGCGGTGCTGGTGGGCCGGCCATGGCTCTATGCGCTGGCGGCGGCGGGCGAGGCCGGCGTCGCCCGCATGATCGGGATGATGGCCGAGGAACTGCGCGTGGTGATGGCGCTCGGCGGCGTTACCGGCGTCGGCCAGATCGGCCGGCACCTGATCGATGGCTGGCGCCACGCGCCGCCTGGTTGA
- a CDS encoding nuclear transport factor 2 family protein, whose translation MTGADAVQRIIDRQEIADLLTRYARAVDRCDLPLLLGIWAPGATVDYGGGVADADAWSAEVLGRLATMNRTMHALSNMLIAIEGDGATAETCCTAYHQFDAAGGPRRMIVGGRYLDRLARTGDHGWRVVTRRYVMDWNENDPSTAMWGEGPYARLSRIGGRFPDDPSYAA comes from the coding sequence ATGACCGGCGCGGACGCCGTTCAGCGCATCATCGACCGGCAGGAGATCGCCGACCTGCTCACCCGCTACGCCCGCGCGGTGGATCGCTGCGATCTGCCGCTGCTGCTCGGCATCTGGGCGCCGGGCGCCACGGTGGACTATGGCGGCGGCGTGGCGGACGCCGACGCGTGGAGCGCCGAGGTTCTCGGCCGCCTCGCCACGATGAACCGCACGATGCACGCATTGTCGAACATGCTGATCGCGATCGAGGGCGATGGCGCCACAGCCGAGACGTGCTGCACGGCCTATCACCAGTTCGACGCGGCGGGGGGGCCGCGCCGGATGATCGTCGGCGGGCGCTATCTGGATCGGCTGGCGCGCACCGGCGATCACGGCTGGCGCGTCGTCACGCGGCGCTACGTGATGGACTGGAACGAGAATGATCCCTCGACCGCGATGTGGGGCGAAGGCCCCTATGCCCGGCTGAGCAGGATCGGCGGCCGCTTTCCCGACGATCCCTCCTACGCTGCCTGA